The Oscillatoria acuminata PCC 6304 genomic interval GTCATGGAATGGCGATTGTTTGGCAAGCCTTACCCGGTGATTCAATCTTATCGGCGACCTTTACAGGCTATTTTAAATCCGTTAATAGAGGCGGGGTTGGTGTTGGACAAAGTTCTGGAACCCCAACCAACAGATTCGTTTCAGGTGGCGGATGCCCAGGGATATGAACAGTTGATGCGATCGCCAGGGTTTATCTGTGTTCGTTCCCACAAACCGGGACAGAGTTCCAGTTAAAAACAGGGGAATGGGTTTGGAATTGGCGAAGAAGTCTTATAAAATCAGGATACAGTAAACCGGGTGCGATGAAACCGAGGGCAACATGGAACAAATGACGGAACGAATTGAATCGATAAAGGCGGGGGCGATCGCCGGATGTTCTTTGGCAGTTGCCTGGGGAATTACCAGTTTCGGCAATCAGTTGTGGTTATCCCCAGGGGTTGAAAGTTGGGCAATTTTTCCGGCATGGCAGCGGTTATGGGTCAGTGGAGGCAGTGCGGGAGTGGCGGGATTTTTGTTTGGGGTGACTTACCGTTATATTATTCGGGATGATGTCAATCCTCATTTGAAATCGGGTGCGGTATTTGCCTTTGGATTAGTCCGAGTATTGGCTCAAATTGAAGTAGGATTAAGTCATCCCAGCGACATTTTTCCCTTGGGAGTTATGGGAATAGAAAGTATTCTAATGTTTGCCATCGCCAGGGTTCTATTAGATGCGGCGATCGCCCGTCATTGGGTTAAGCCTTTTTCTAGTTTTTAAACAACCTTACCCAAAACATCGGGAAAACCCTCGGAGAATTGTTGTCCTCTTTCTGCTTACTACATTGTATCATCAATGAGTTCAAAACTTCTGGTTTTAATGGCGATCGCCACCCGTTCCTCGGACTGAGGGAACTCCAAAAAATAAAACCTCCAAAACGTTCGTTCGTAGTGACGAATAAACGGAGTAGCCCCGTTTCTTGTAGGGGCGCAATGCTTGCGCCCCTACACTTCTTTCAGTTGAACGGTTGGATGATTTATATTTTGCAATCCCCTGAGTAAAAAAACTGAGGTTCTGCACTCCATCTCAGTCAGGCAGCAAAAGTGACAGCAGAAACCTGGTTTTGGGGTTATTTACCAAGGGTGGAGAAACCGGGTTTCTTCATCAAATCTCGATAAAGTAGCAAAAGTGCTCGCAGAAACCCGGTTTCTGGGTGGGTTGCTAAGGGTACAATAAAACAGCTTGGCCCACTCTTAATACCCCTTGCCTTCCTTATGGTGCTTCAGATTATTAAAGAACATAAGCTACTCTTAGGAGTAACCGCCTTACTCTCCATCGGGTCTGTGGTAGCCGGTGGCGCAACGGCAATCCCCCTGTTAGCGGAGTTTGCTTCACCTCTACTCAATAGCATGGCGGCTACCAAATTACTGGATTTGGCTAAAAAACTGCGGGATAGTTCCCAAGTTTTGACCAATGAAGATTTACCCAAAGCAGCAGGAAGGGCGATCGCCTTGGGAATTCTCCACATCTCCCAAGAAGACAAATATCGCGAGATTGCCCCGGGATTAGAGAGTTTAGCCCGGAAAACGGAAAAATACTGGCTCCAAATTGAGCGCGATCGCCAGAGTCCCGGGGACTATCTCCCCATTCGAGAACCCCAGTTGCGCTATGTTTTCGCCGCTAATGCTGCTGAAACGGCGATCGCCACCCTGGATTTAGAGAGTTGGCAAAAGCTGATTACCTGGTTGATGGAACAACACCAACCCCATTTACCCGCAGAGATTGGCGAATACCAAGATGCGATCGATGCCATTAGTCAACATCTCTATAAACGGTTTTCCCATAACCTGCGGGAAGTCTTGAAACAAGATGCCCGGGAAGGGGGACCGGCGTTTAGTGGGATGGTGTTGGATTTACTCCGGGATAATCTCGCCCAAACCCACCAACAGGCGCTCAAACAACAAGATATCATCCAGATTTTAACCCACTTAGAGACCGGCATCCGAGACGAACTGGGCCAACTGCGGGGAAGTTTCCAGCAGTTTTTTGACCTCACCAAACCCCGCTTACCGATTCGTCAAGAATGTGAAACCCTGATTGCTGATAAAATCCAAGATTTTGTCGGGCGCAAATATGTATTTGCCGCGATTCGGGACTTTTTGCACAAGAACCCCAAAGGCTATTTTATCCTGGAAGCTGACCCGGGAGTGGGGAAAAGTGCCATTCTCGCCAAATTAGTCGAGTTATCGCAAGGGCACTGTCTCACTCATTTTAATAGTCAAGGCTCAGGGATAATTAAACCGCAACAATTCCTAGAAAATATTTGCATACAACTGATTGAGGGCTATCACCTGGATTATCCTCAGTTGCCAGAAAAGACGACAGAAGATGGCAATGTGTTAGCCCGATTGTTGGCGGAAGCGAGTAAAACCTTACTCCCGGGAGAAAAATTAATTGTGGTGGTGGATGCCTTAGATGAGGTGGATGCCTCCAGCCAAACCCCGGGCAGTAATCTCCTCTATTTACCCGATTCCCTACCGGATCAGGTCTATTTTATCCTCTCCAAACGCCCGAAACAACTGCCCCTGCCCCTGACTGACTATGACATCCCCTTTGATTTAATGCTGTATCCCGCAGAAAGTGCGCGGGATGCCCGTCACTACGCCGAGAAACGCTGGCAGCAGAGTCCCCAGATTCAGGACTGGGTGACATCGCGCCACTCCACCCCAGAGCAGTTTTTTACGGAACTGGTGGCGAAAAGTGAAAATAATTTTATGTATTTGCGCTATGTCTTGAATGACATTGACAAAGGACTGTATGAGAGTGAAACCCTCGACAGTTTGCCCTTCGGGTTGAAACGGTATTATCAAAAACATTGGCTATTGATGGGGATGAATACCGACCCGTTACCCATTGATAAAATTCGCATCATTTATGTTCTCTCAGAATCTCCCGAACCTGTTTCCCGCCCGTTATTAGCGGAGTTGGCGGGCCTCTCAAAATCTCGCGTGCGTTCAGTTTTGGAAGAATGGGAGCAGTTTTTGCGCTTTCAAACGATTGAGAGAGAAAAGTGCTACAGCGTTTATCATGCGTCGTTCAGCGATTTTCTCAATGAGCAAGCGGAAGATTCAGGCATTGATTTAGAAGATATTAACCGGCGCATGGGTGACAATCTAGCCGATGGAGCGCCCCTATGACGACAAAATTAGGAGATTGGATTCAGCAACAGTCCTCTCAAAAACGGCTGTATATACTACGCCACCAAATCCTTCTATGGGCAAAGGGAAAACAGGTGCAGCGGATGAAAGCCTGGTTAACGGATTGGGGTTTTTTGGAACAGAAGTTAGGCGCAGTGGGAATCACGGCCCTGATTGATGATTATGATTTACTCTTGCCGTTGCTGCCAGCAGAGGAGCAACCGGGGTTAAAACGGATTCAAGGGGCGCTACAGCTATCCGCTCATGTGCTGGCAGAGGATAATAGCCAGTTAGCGGGGCAGTTGTTGGGGCGGTTGTTGTCATTTTCTGACCCAGAGATTCTAACCCTCCTGCAACAAGCGAAACAATGGCGAGGAAAACCCTGGTTTCGACCCCTGACGGCGCATCTCACTCCCCCAGGAGGGCCACTGCTTCGCACCTTCTCCGGGCATAGTAGCTTGGTAAATGCAGTGGCCATCACCCCGGACGGCAAACAAGCGGTTTCCGCATCCGTTGATCACACCCTGAAACTGTGGGATTTGGCTACGGGTTCGGAACTTGCCACCCTCACTGGGCATAGTGACGAGGTATATGCAGTGATCATCACCCCGGACGGCAAACAAGCGGTTTCCGCATCCAGGGATAAAACCCTGAAACTGTGGGATTTGGCTACGGGTTCGGAACTGGCCACCCTCACCGGGCATAGTGACTGGGTAAATGCAGTGGCCATCACCCCGGACGGCAAACAAGCGGTTTCCGCATCCGATGATCACACCCTGAAACTGTGGGATTTGGCTACGGGTTCGGAACTGGCCACTCTCACTGGGCATAGTAGCGGGGTAAATGCAGTGGCCATCACCCCGGACGGCAAACAAGCGGTTTCCTCATCCAGGGATAAAACCCTGAAACTGTGGGATTTGGCTACGGGTTCGGAACTGGCCACTCTCACTGGGCATAGTAGCGGGGTAAATGCAGTGGCCATCACCCCGGACGGCAAACAAGCGGTTTCCTCATCCAGGGATAAAACCCTGAAACTGTGGGATTTGGCTACAGGGTCGGAACTGGCCACTCTCACTGGGCATAGTAACTCGGTAAATGCAGTGGCCATCACCCCCGACGGCAAACAAGCGGTTTCCGCATCCGATGATAAAACCCTGAAACTGTGGGATTTGGCTACGGGGTCGGAACTGGCCACCCTCATAGGGCATAGTAACTCGGTATATGCAGTGGCCATCACCCCGGACGGCAAACAAGCGGTTTCCGCATCCGATGATAAAACCCTGAAACTGTGGGATTTGGCTACGGGGTCGGAACTGGCCACCCTCATAGGGCATAGTAGCATGGTAAATGCAGTGGCCATCACCCCCGACGGCAAACAAGCGGTTTCCGCATCCAGGGATAACACCCTGAAACTGTGGGATTTGGCTACGGGGTCGGAACTGGCCACTCTCATAGGGCATAGTAACTCGGTATGGGCAGTGGCCATCACCCCCGACGGCAAACAAGCGGTTTCCGCATCCGATGATAAAACCCTGAAACTGTGGGATTTGGCTACGGGGTCGGAACTGGCCACCCTCATAGGGCATAGTAACTCGGTATGGGCAGTGGCCATCACCCCCGACGGCAAACAAGCGGTTTCCGCATCCGATGATAAAACCCTGAAACTGTGGGATTTGGCTACGGGGTCGGAACTGGCCACCCTCATAGGGCATAGTAACTCGGTACTTGCAGTGGCCATCACCCCGGACGGCAAACAAGCGGTTTCTGCATCTATGGATAACACCCTGAAACTGTGGGATTTGGCTACGGAGTCGGAACTGGCCACCCTCATAGGGCATAGTCGCGGGGTATATGCAGTGGCCATCACCCCGGACGGCAAACAAACGGTTTCCGCATCCGATGATAAAACCCTGAAACTGTGGGATTTGGCTACGGGGTCGGAACTGGCCACCCTCACTGGGCATAGTAACTCGGTAAATGCAGTGGCCATCACCCCGGACGGCAAACAAGCGGTTTCCCCATCCTGGGATAACACCCTGAAACTGTGGGATTTGGCTACGGCAGAAGTGTTAGCCACGTTTACCGGAGATGGTAGGATGCATTCCTGTGGCATGGCGTCGGATGGGGTGACGGTGGTAGCAGGAGATAGTTCGGGGCGGGTGTATTTTCTGCGGGTGGAGGGGCTGGAGTCAGAGGCACAGTGTTAGGCTGTGTTCATCTGTACGCAAGTCTCACTTGTCCTCAACTGTTCCCCAGCTCTGGGTCAGGTTTTCCTGAGACTCTCACTCCGTCAATGGTTCGAGGGATGGCTAGAATGGGGTTGCAACACCCACCCGGCGGGGGATAAATCGATTGGCGGCCTGTAGCGGCGCTTCTATGAGCGCCGCTACGTCGGTTGAAACCGACTGAAAACACCACTGTATCAGGCTTGCAGTTGTCTTTAGACGACTTGATTCTATGAGGCCGCCAATCGTTTGAACCCTAGCCCTGTCAAGGTAGTAAATTGAATAACGAAAAATCGTGATTTCTTAGGGGCGCAATGCTTGCGCCCTCAATTGATTACCAATTGAATGACGAAAAATCGTGATTTCGTAGGGGCGCAATGCTTGCGCCCTCAATTGGTAATCAATTGAATGACGAAAAATCGTGATGGAACGTAGGGGCGATTCGCGAATCGCCCCTACATGGGCGCAAGCATTGCGCCCCTACAAATACACTTTGACAGGGCTAGGGTTTGAACCCCCGCCGGTTGTGGCAACGGATGCAAAATCTCAGTTTTATCGCACTTTTCTCAAGTCTCGGCCAAAGGGAAAGAGCGCGATCGCCACTAATTTGATGTGCTGTTCGGCAAAGGGTAGTCCGATGAGGCTCACGAAGAATAAGGCAGCGAGGACTAAGTGCGCGATCGCAATCTCCCACCCAAATAGGAAAATCCAAATCACGTTTAACACAATCTTTAGGGTACTGTTGGGATTGTCATCCTCGACAATTTCCCTTCCAAATGGTGTCATACTGGCGATTCCCAGTTTAATGGTTTCCACTCCGAAGGGGATTCCGACAATTGTGAGACACATCCCAATTCCTCCGATGATGTAACCCAGTCCGGTGATAAATCCTCCGAAAATTAGCCAGATGATGTTTCCAATTAAGATCATGATTTTTTTTCCTGTTTTGGTTTGGGTATGATGGGGGTTATTTGACTGATTTCAGGGATTTTTAACCACTGATTTCACGGATTTTCACTGAGGGGGATGATGGGTTTTTGTTTTGTTACAAAAATTTACAGGGTTTTTCTAAAAAAAGGGCGGATAGGGCTAGACAAGGGGGATTGACTTTGTTAAAATTCTTTTTATAATGGGAGGCTTTGCCAAAATATTATTAGAGTCAACATCCCATTATGAATATAATAAAACACAAAGTCAAGAAGTGCAACCCCCCGCGCCTACTTTTTTTGGCCGCGCCGGTTGGGTTGATAGTAATTAATCAAGGAGAGTTATGAATAAACCCGCGATCGCCCTCTTGGGAATTGGAATGATTGCAGTCATTGGAATTGCCGTGGTTCTTGTCAACCCAGAAGACTCGAACTCTGTGACGGCAGGACAAGGCAGTGAGATTGTGCAGACGGAGGGGACTCAAGACCAGTCAGGGGCGATCGCGGAGTTACCGGAAGCGATTCGCGAGAACGTCTTAGATGCGGTTGCCGAACAAACCGGGGAAGGGCGATCGCAATTTGAGATTGTAGCAGCGCAACGGCGCAGTTGGCCCGATGGTTGTTTGGGATTGACGGAACCGGGCAGTTTTTGCACCCAAATTGTCGTCTCTGGGTGGGAAGTCACCGCCAGCGATGGCGAAGAAACTTGGGTGTATCGCACGGATAGGAATGGGTCCCAGGTGATGCTGGATACGGCAGCCAGTAGCGCCTACGAGTTGAGAGAACCCTAGGGAACTCCCACAAATAAAACCGCCAAAAACCCCACCAAAAACCCCACAGGCTAAAGCCTGGGGCTACACGGACGAAGCCCGCCTGCGCGGGCTAAGAGTGTTTTGTTAGGTGCGATCGCATCGGATATGGATGATTTATTTGTTGGAATACCCCTAACGGATTTTGAGAAGACTAGGCCCAGGATGGGCAAAAATCCGACAACTTATGCTACTGTATCTCGGACAAGGAATGCGGTCCATCGTATTTTAGAGCAAAGAGTTGGGAATCCTCCCAAATCCGGTTGTCAAAACTCGGTTTTTTCTCTTAGCCTGCGAAGGCAGGCTTCGTCCGTATAGCCCCAGGCTTCAGCCTGCGGGTTGATAAAAACCGATTTCGGTTTGAGCCTGCGAAGGCAGGCTTCGTCCGTATAGCCCCAGGCTTCAGCCTGCGGGTTTTGACAAACCGATGATTACTCTAACGGCTAAAATCACCAAGGTTAAAAGGGGTCAACAATGGCTAAGTTGCGGGTCGGATTATTATTTGGCGGTCGTTCCGGAGAACATGAGGTCTCTATCATTTCGGCAAGGGCGATCGCCAAGGCATTGGCAGGGGAATCGAATGCTGAGAAATACGAAACTCTGCCTTTTTATATTGACAAAGACGGGTTATGGCACTCCCCAGCAGTGGCGCAACAGGTGTTAGATGCGGGAGTTCCCCGGAATGAGGGGGGAGAGACGGGCGATCGGGCCAAATTGTGGCAATTTCCAGCAGAAGCGGGGACTGTCGAGGTGTGGTTTCCGATTCTGCATGGTCCCAATGGGGAAGATGGGACAATTCAAGGTTTGCTGACATTAATGCAGGTCCCCTTTGTTGGGACTGGGGTGATGGGGTCCGCCGTGGGGATGGACAAATTGGCGATGAAAACCGCCTTTAGTCGGGCGGATTTGCCCCAGGTGAAGTATATGGCGGTGACGCGATCGCAGGTTTGGTCCAATCCTTGTGTATTCCCGAAACTCTGTGATGAAATTGAGCAAAATTTGGGTTATCCCTGCTTTGTGAAACCGGCGAATTTAGGTTCGTCTGTGGGGATTTCCAAGGTGCGATCGCGCAGTGAATTAGAGGCCGCTTTGGATAGTGCCGCCAGTTACGATCGCCGTCTGATTGTAGAGGCGGGAGTCGTAGCGCGGGAAGTGGAATGTGCCGTGTTAGGGAATGATAATGCCAAGGCTTCTGTGGTTGGAGAAATTACTTATGAAAGTGATTTTTACGACTATGAAACCAAATACACCGATGGCAAAGCTTCCTTGTTTATTCCATCCGAATTACCCGAGGCAGTCGCTGCTCAAATTCAGGAAATGGCAATTCGAGCCTTTGAAGCCGTTGATGGGGCTGGGTTGAGTCGCGTAGACTTTTTCTATGTGGAAGCAACCGGCGAGATTTTTATTAATGAAATTAATACTTTACCCGGTTTTACAGCGTTGAGTATGTACCCGCAACTCTGGGCCAAAACCGGGGTTTCTTT includes:
- a CDS encoding YccF domain-containing protein; this translates as MILIGNIIWLIFGGFITGLGYIIGGIGMCLTIVGIPFGVETIKLGIASMTPFGREIVEDDNPNSTLKIVLNVIWIFLFGWEIAIAHLVLAALFFVSLIGLPFAEQHIKLVAIALFPFGRDLRKVR
- a CDS encoding ATP-binding protein; the encoded protein is MVLQIIKEHKLLLGVTALLSIGSVVAGGATAIPLLAEFASPLLNSMAATKLLDLAKKLRDSSQVLTNEDLPKAAGRAIALGILHISQEDKYREIAPGLESLARKTEKYWLQIERDRQSPGDYLPIREPQLRYVFAANAAETAIATLDLESWQKLITWLMEQHQPHLPAEIGEYQDAIDAISQHLYKRFSHNLREVLKQDAREGGPAFSGMVLDLLRDNLAQTHQQALKQQDIIQILTHLETGIRDELGQLRGSFQQFFDLTKPRLPIRQECETLIADKIQDFVGRKYVFAAIRDFLHKNPKGYFILEADPGVGKSAILAKLVELSQGHCLTHFNSQGSGIIKPQQFLENICIQLIEGYHLDYPQLPEKTTEDGNVLARLLAEASKTLLPGEKLIVVVDALDEVDASSQTPGSNLLYLPDSLPDQVYFILSKRPKQLPLPLTDYDIPFDLMLYPAESARDARHYAEKRWQQSPQIQDWVTSRHSTPEQFFTELVAKSENNFMYLRYVLNDIDKGLYESETLDSLPFGLKRYYQKHWLLMGMNTDPLPIDKIRIIYVLSESPEPVSRPLLAELAGLSKSRVRSVLEEWEQFLRFQTIEREKCYSVYHASFSDFLNEQAEDSGIDLEDINRRMGDNLADGAPL
- a CDS encoding D-alanine--D-alanine ligase family protein, which codes for MAKLRVGLLFGGRSGEHEVSIISARAIAKALAGESNAEKYETLPFYIDKDGLWHSPAVAQQVLDAGVPRNEGGETGDRAKLWQFPAEAGTVEVWFPILHGPNGEDGTIQGLLTLMQVPFVGTGVMGSAVGMDKLAMKTAFSRADLPQVKYMAVTRSQVWSNPCVFPKLCDEIEQNLGYPCFVKPANLGSSVGISKVRSRSELEAALDSAASYDRRLIVEAGVVAREVECAVLGNDNAKASVVGEITYESDFYDYETKYTDGKASLFIPSELPEAVAAQIQEMAIRAFEAVDGAGLSRVDFFYVEATGEIFINEINTLPGFTALSMYPQLWAKTGVSFTELVDRLIELAIARHTDKSKE
- a CDS encoding WD40 repeat domain-containing protein translates to MTTKLGDWIQQQSSQKRLYILRHQILLWAKGKQVQRMKAWLTDWGFLEQKLGAVGITALIDDYDLLLPLLPAEEQPGLKRIQGALQLSAHVLAEDNSQLAGQLLGRLLSFSDPEILTLLQQAKQWRGKPWFRPLTAHLTPPGGPLLRTFSGHSSLVNAVAITPDGKQAVSASVDHTLKLWDLATGSELATLTGHSDEVYAVIITPDGKQAVSASRDKTLKLWDLATGSELATLTGHSDWVNAVAITPDGKQAVSASDDHTLKLWDLATGSELATLTGHSSGVNAVAITPDGKQAVSSSRDKTLKLWDLATGSELATLTGHSSGVNAVAITPDGKQAVSSSRDKTLKLWDLATGSELATLTGHSNSVNAVAITPDGKQAVSASDDKTLKLWDLATGSELATLIGHSNSVYAVAITPDGKQAVSASDDKTLKLWDLATGSELATLIGHSSMVNAVAITPDGKQAVSASRDNTLKLWDLATGSELATLIGHSNSVWAVAITPDGKQAVSASDDKTLKLWDLATGSELATLIGHSNSVWAVAITPDGKQAVSASDDKTLKLWDLATGSELATLIGHSNSVLAVAITPDGKQAVSASMDNTLKLWDLATESELATLIGHSRGVYAVAITPDGKQTVSASDDKTLKLWDLATGSELATLTGHSNSVNAVAITPDGKQAVSPSWDNTLKLWDLATAEVLATFTGDGRMHSCGMASDGVTVVAGDSSGRVYFLRVEGLESEAQC